A DNA window from Candidatus Aminicenantes bacterium contains the following coding sequences:
- a CDS encoding BamA/TamA family outer membrane protein — TSPVFHPDGNQLYFAGIEGLQSFIFSLDLRSGRIRKLTNGRLYVKAVDISADGEKVVYSASDGEFEKLYLAAAANPDLAMRLTDGAYNDVAPAFALDGKTVYYSSDERGAFNICSLDLENKIFYRYTDVRSGNFFPVEIPHEKGQLVISSYHKGSFLLFKKDAGTFLEKRPAQFSAISAAPVVAAAEPPLTFTLAPKKYKPFEKLIITSLPPILVAVDTSGGFFGASYLGVTDLLGDQNFVFYLSSFYGYRSYHFTYLNQQRRLQYYAHLFSEGEGYYLSYNYTNYFSLRSRIGGQLGFIYPFSRSTRAELYLSVFHQTEDSDLFYYGYKLPYGQFFNGMAMPLEVALVSETTRFANYGPNMGHTFKFSVSKYISLFSDSLDAFILEGDFRKYLRIDNQSLLAFRLSGFYSGGTNPLLFWSGGNNTLRAADFRSLIGNKGFFFNAEFRFPLVMAALTPIGIIGPVRGVFFFDLGGVWFNDQPFVFSKDGKLQDSLASLGYGIEFFLFGYPLHVEWVYKTDFQNTTYNGINFWIGFDF; from the coding sequence GCCGACGGCGAAAAGGTCGTTTATTCGGCCAGCGACGGAGAGTTTGAAAAACTGTACCTGGCGGCGGCGGCCAACCCCGACCTGGCCATGCGCCTGACCGACGGCGCCTACAACGATGTCGCCCCCGCTTTCGCCCTGGACGGCAAAACGGTCTATTACAGCTCCGACGAACGCGGCGCCTTCAACATCTGTTCGCTGGACCTGGAGAACAAGATTTTCTACCGCTATACCGACGTGCGCAGCGGCAATTTTTTCCCGGTGGAAATTCCCCATGAAAAAGGTCAGCTGGTCATCTCTTCCTACCACAAGGGGAGCTTTCTGCTCTTCAAGAAGGATGCCGGCACGTTCCTGGAAAAGCGCCCGGCGCAGTTCTCCGCCATCAGCGCCGCTCCGGTGGTGGCGGCCGCCGAACCGCCGCTGACTTTCACCCTGGCCCCCAAAAAATACAAGCCGTTCGAAAAGTTGATCATCACCAGCCTGCCGCCGATCCTGGTGGCCGTGGATACCAGCGGCGGTTTCTTCGGCGCCTCGTACCTGGGCGTGACCGACCTGCTGGGCGACCAGAATTTTGTCTTTTACCTGTCATCCTTCTACGGCTACCGCTCCTATCACTTTACTTATCTCAACCAGCAGCGGCGGCTGCAGTACTACGCCCACCTCTTTTCCGAGGGCGAAGGCTACTATCTTTCATACAACTACACGAATTATTTTTCGCTGCGCAGCCGCATCGGCGGACAGCTGGGGTTCATCTACCCGTTCAGCCGTTCCACCCGAGCCGAGCTGTACCTGTCGGTCTTTCACCAGACCGAGGATTCGGACCTGTTCTACTACGGCTACAAGCTTCCCTACGGCCAGTTCTTCAACGGCATGGCCATGCCGCTGGAAGTGGCGCTGGTCTCGGAAACCACGCGCTTCGCCAATTACGGGCCGAACATGGGCCACACCTTCAAGTTCAGCGTCAGCAAGTACATCAGCCTCTTCTCCGATTCGCTGGACGCCTTTATTCTGGAAGGCGACTTCCGCAAGTACCTGCGCATCGACAACCAGTCGCTGCTTGCTTTCCGCCTGAGCGGTTTTTATTCGGGCGGAACGAACCCGCTGCTATTCTGGAGCGGCGGCAACAATACGCTGCGCGCGGCCGATTTCCGCAGCCTGATCGGCAACAAGGGCTTCTTCTTCAACGCCGAGTTCCGTTTTCCGCTGGTCATGGCGGCGCTGACCCCCATCGGCATCATCGGTCCCGTCCGCGGCGTTTTCTTCTTCGACTTGGGCGGCGTGTGGTTCAACGACCAGCCGTTCGTTTTTTCCAAGGACGGGAAGCTGCAGGACTCCCTGGCCTCGCTGGGGTACGGCATCGAGTTCTTCCTCTTCGGCTACCCGCTCCATGTGGAATGGGTGTATAAGACCGATTTTCAGAATACGACGTACAACGGCATCAATTTCTGGATCGGCTTCGACTTTTAG